From one Candidatus Methanoplasma termitum genomic stretch:
- a CDS encoding TRAFAC clade GTPase domain-containing protein, which yields MAKKQEIETHPHSSKYTCPFCFASVDLKDIHYQCTNPACTKMFLRELDEKTARKYRSKNIDEEIDPENSIFLGKDPAGLSPVTTKYHIIRNASGICDICKKPVYKRLCPGCHNPIPQGAEEEGSTVFVVLGPKGVGKSHYIAVLINQLRNSFSPEFGATMSPATDRTTLKYRDMYYKRLFEEGRKLSPTLSFEQSRESREPMIYYLRFLGGDSPRVYTLAFFDTAGEDMDSTNKMMSLNLNSFISRASGIVFLVDPLQIPYINNRIRMDNKPPVGANVANMLSDITNIIRTNNSMRMKEQIQIPLAVVLTKADVLMKAPENDEESSILFGPNSSLNIEREKGKFDRTNFEQISAEIEEYMRRAVSKGFIQTVKEFKEHSYFAVSALGSNPTGNVLTRGISPMRVEDPFIWLLNCESLEEKKR from the coding sequence ATGGCAAAGAAACAGGAAATAGAAACACACCCCCACTCATCAAAATACACATGCCCTTTCTGCTTTGCCTCGGTAGATCTGAAAGACATACATTATCAGTGCACGAACCCGGCATGCACTAAGATGTTCCTGAGGGAACTTGATGAAAAGACCGCACGTAAGTACAGATCCAAAAATATAGACGAGGAGATAGACCCGGAGAACTCGATCTTCCTCGGGAAAGATCCGGCCGGCCTGTCGCCCGTGACAACGAAGTACCACATCATAAGGAATGCGTCGGGGATATGCGATATTTGTAAAAAACCGGTCTATAAAAGACTATGTCCGGGTTGCCACAACCCTATTCCGCAGGGAGCGGAGGAAGAAGGGAGTACCGTATTCGTAGTGTTGGGGCCGAAAGGTGTAGGAAAAAGCCATTACATCGCAGTGCTGATAAATCAACTGAGGAACTCATTCTCTCCGGAGTTCGGAGCCACAATGAGTCCCGCCACCGACCGTACTACTCTGAAGTACAGAGACATGTATTACAAGAGACTGTTCGAAGAAGGAAGGAAACTTTCGCCGACTCTCTCTTTCGAACAAAGCAGAGAATCAAGGGAGCCGATGATATATTATCTCAGGTTCCTGGGCGGGGATTCTCCCCGTGTGTATACACTGGCGTTCTTCGACACTGCCGGGGAGGATATGGACTCCACGAACAAGATGATGAGTCTGAACCTAAATTCATTCATATCAAGGGCATCAGGCATCGTGTTCCTTGTCGATCCGCTCCAGATACCTTACATCAACAACAGGATACGCATGGACAACAAGCCCCCCGTCGGAGCAAACGTTGCCAACATGCTTTCCGATATCACAAACATAATAAGAACGAACAATTCCATGAGAATGAAAGAACAGATACAGATACCGCTGGCGGTTGTTCTCACAAAGGCCGATGTTCTCATGAAAGCCCCCGAGAATGATGAAGAGAGCAGCATACTGTTCGGCCCCAACTCATCACTGAACATTGAGAGAGAGAAAGGAAAGTTCGATAGGACCAATTTTGAACAGATAAGTGCCGAGATCGAGGAATATATGCGCAGAGCAGTGTCAAAGGGTTTTATACAGACCGTCAAGGAGTTCAAGGAACACTCGTATTTTGCGGTATCGGCACTCGGCAGCAACCCTACGGGAAATGTTCTGACCAGAGGAATATCCCCAATGCGCGTCGAAGACCCATTCATATGGCTTCTGAACTGTGAGAGTCTGGAGGAGAAGAAAAGATGA
- a CDS encoding pirin family protein produces MFGKKRTGSVIKTQHLKLHWDTEDPFVFVSHHEDDYPKGNAQQAPPLSEIGGRNLGRDYKKIYGFRMYNGKVVPGFPMHAHWGYETVTIPELGFIDHFDSLGNEGRFGFGDIQWVSAGSMYLHDEMYPLAYDDRRNPNNITQIMINLPLKDKGSEPEVRTLWSENIPIVNGKDGSGKEYSVKIIAGSFEGKHALPPNSISWAADRKNNVRILLIKMSPGSSMTLPAVSPTINRNLYFTEGSTVKFDGEELKVSQRFKLKGEEDITFTNGDSDGIYWLLEGEPIGEKMSSFGPVILDNDKSVRDAMNYIRKNEFEMWPWDLIDKFHPKGTERFIRFSDGREERPPL; encoded by the coding sequence GTGTTCGGAAAAAAGAGAACGGGATCGGTCATAAAGACACAGCATCTCAAATTACATTGGGATACAGAGGACCCATTCGTCTTTGTTTCACATCACGAAGATGATTATCCGAAAGGGAATGCTCAGCAGGCACCGCCGCTGAGTGAGATCGGAGGAAGGAATCTCGGAAGGGACTACAAGAAGATCTACGGTTTCCGAATGTACAACGGCAAAGTGGTGCCCGGATTCCCGATGCATGCGCATTGGGGATACGAGACCGTGACTATTCCCGAATTGGGGTTCATCGATCATTTTGATTCATTAGGTAACGAGGGAAGATTTGGTTTCGGAGACATCCAATGGGTCTCTGCGGGGAGCATGTACCTGCACGATGAGATGTATCCTCTTGCTTATGACGATCGCAGGAATCCAAATAATATTACTCAAATTATGATAAACCTGCCATTGAAGGATAAAGGCTCGGAACCTGAGGTCAGGACGCTTTGGTCCGAGAACATCCCGATCGTAAATGGAAAAGACGGGTCTGGTAAAGAATATTCTGTCAAGATAATTGCCGGGAGCTTTGAAGGAAAACATGCTCTCCCGCCGAACAGCATATCCTGGGCAGCGGACAGGAAGAACAACGTCAGGATATTGCTTATAAAGATGTCTCCCGGGTCAAGTATGACACTTCCTGCTGTCTCTCCGACGATAAACAGGAATCTTTACTTCACAGAGGGAAGTACCGTTAAGTTCGACGGTGAGGAATTAAAAGTTTCACAGAGGTTCAAACTCAAGGGTGAGGAGGATATTACCTTTACGAACGGGGACTCCGACGGGATATATTGGCTTCTTGAAGGAGAACCGATCGGCGAGAAGATGTCATCTTTCGGGCCCGTCATTCTGGATAATGACAAGAGCGTAAGGGACGCTATGAACTATATAAGAAAAAACGAGTTTGAAATGTGGCCTTGGGATCTGATAGACAAATTCCATCCCAAAGGAACGGAAAGATTCATCAGGTTCTCCGACGGAAGAGAGGAGAGACCCCCCCTATGA
- a CDS encoding Hsp70 family protein — translation MKVGIDLGTTYSTVARYDKKTSRPEVINNQFEKELTPSVICFLDNGEILIGEDAKDMQAGGAGTIAASFKRGMGDNSFTVEANGKVYTAEDLSAMLLKKLITDAEAKVKEKIDSVVITVPAYFNDFQRTATIRAGEACGVKVMKIINEPTSAAISYGYTRESNKTVLVYDLGGGTFDVTLVKINKGNIQVIGTDGNHLLGGKDWDATIVKFACEQFLEEFGVDPRDDESAKNELIVASENYKKVLTKSDSVAIQIKYEGYSGKYVLRREQFDMRTQFLLNATNDVCMKLFNDLGKSWKDVDEILLVGGSTRMPQVPKFLEMVSGRPVIDHADTDLAVAKGAAITAELYCGTHTGVREVQIADVTAHSLGALAESPGGDRYINEIMIKRNSKVPSSVKKPFKISPGNPTDVIEVYTLQGESKIPLDCYVLAKVVITGFYNDGNGALIDIEYTYDENGVVKVSAYQDGERLEVVSEPVPEDISWMGGSPSANTTGGPVMKNVVLCIDLSRSMRNSLEEVKNHIRDFVIAAADENTKIGLIGFGDKVGIMRDMTGDTNTIITALDSLKVNVYGRGTDASPMGTAMSMMANRPGGKMIVILTDGIWGKRDFAVSEALSCRNANVAVVGLGIGEADISFLKQISTVEEGAMFTTLDRLGESFSKIARALNSGSMGMRESSGESMGRLGSAEVKGRLR, via the coding sequence ATGAAAGTCGGTATAGACCTGGGAACAACGTACTCTACAGTTGCAAGATATGACAAGAAAACATCTCGGCCCGAAGTGATCAACAACCAATTCGAAAAGGAGTTGACCCCCTCAGTAATTTGTTTCTTGGATAACGGAGAGATTTTGATCGGAGAAGATGCAAAAGACATGCAGGCTGGAGGCGCAGGCACAATTGCGGCGTCTTTCAAACGCGGCATGGGCGACAACAGTTTTACTGTTGAAGCAAATGGTAAGGTGTATACCGCAGAGGATCTTTCTGCGATGCTTCTCAAAAAGCTGATAACTGACGCGGAAGCGAAAGTAAAGGAGAAGATCGATTCTGTCGTAATCACCGTCCCGGCGTACTTCAACGACTTCCAGAGGACAGCGACCATTCGTGCAGGAGAAGCGTGCGGCGTTAAGGTGATGAAGATCATAAACGAACCCACATCCGCCGCCATATCCTATGGGTACACCAGAGAGTCCAACAAGACCGTGCTCGTGTACGATCTGGGCGGCGGGACGTTCGATGTGACGCTTGTAAAGATAAACAAAGGCAACATACAGGTCATAGGGACGGACGGCAACCACCTTCTCGGAGGAAAGGACTGGGATGCGACGATCGTTAAGTTCGCATGCGAACAGTTCCTTGAAGAGTTCGGCGTGGATCCGAGAGACGATGAGTCAGCAAAGAATGAGCTCATCGTTGCCTCGGAGAATTACAAAAAAGTTCTTACCAAATCAGACAGCGTAGCGATCCAGATAAAATATGAAGGCTATTCCGGGAAGTATGTATTGAGGAGAGAGCAATTCGATATGAGGACCCAGTTCCTCCTCAATGCGACTAACGATGTATGCATGAAATTGTTCAATGATCTGGGAAAATCCTGGAAAGATGTGGACGAGATCTTGCTTGTCGGAGGATCCACAAGGATGCCTCAGGTACCTAAATTCTTAGAAATGGTCTCAGGCAGACCTGTGATCGATCATGCCGACACCGACCTGGCCGTCGCAAAAGGCGCGGCAATTACAGCTGAGCTGTATTGCGGCACGCATACGGGGGTAAGAGAGGTTCAGATAGCAGATGTTACTGCCCACAGCCTCGGTGCTTTGGCTGAAAGTCCCGGAGGGGACAGATACATCAACGAGATAATGATCAAAAGGAACTCCAAAGTTCCGTCATCGGTCAAGAAGCCATTCAAGATAAGCCCCGGTAATCCGACAGATGTGATAGAGGTCTATACACTTCAGGGGGAGAGCAAGATCCCGCTGGACTGCTATGTTCTCGCAAAAGTCGTTATCACGGGATTCTACAACGACGGGAACGGCGCTTTGATAGATATCGAATATACCTACGACGAGAATGGTGTGGTAAAAGTGTCCGCTTATCAGGACGGAGAGCGTCTGGAGGTCGTTTCCGAGCCGGTTCCCGAGGATATATCGTGGATGGGCGGATCTCCGAGCGCCAACACTACCGGCGGCCCAGTAATGAAGAATGTGGTACTGTGCATCGATCTTTCAAGAAGTATGAGGAATTCCCTCGAAGAGGTAAAGAACCACATCCGTGACTTCGTTATCGCGGCAGCGGACGAGAACACAAAGATAGGTCTAATCGGTTTCGGCGACAAGGTCGGTATCATGAGAGACATGACCGGTGACACAAATACAATCATCACTGCTCTCGACAGCCTTAAGGTCAACGTGTATGGAAGAGGGACGGACGCAAGCCCGATGGGTACTGCGATGTCAATGATGGCCAACCGTCCCGGAGGCAAGATGATAGTCATTCTTACCGACGGCATATGGGGAAAGAGGGACTTTGCGGTAAGCGAAGCACTTTCCTGCAGGAATGCTAACGTGGCAGTTGTTGGTTTAGGAATTGGCGAGGCGGACATAAGCTTCCTGAAGCAGATATCTACGGTCGAAGAAGGCGCCATGTTCACCACGCTTGACCGTTTGGGCGAATCGTTCAGTAAGATAGCCAGAGCACTTAACTCAGGTTCAATGGGGATGCGTGAGAGCTCGGGTGAAAGCATGGGAAGGCTTGGTAGTGCAGAAGTCAAGGGAAGGCTCCGCTGA
- the grpE gene encoding nucleotide exchange factor GrpE, with the protein MTEKKISNKTAKLKNFLVTGSVDTKGDERELGEGEKPQKEAYIAEGPQEAELFFEKETIVIEDVTEEPLQEEPPASVIPPACVPQPEAQPPAAEAGTAAEQSNAGVIQRPEPSNYDRICELEKKIENLTSELGKYTTTKDQLKEYSAVVSRRDTELANRKFIGMLEQLSAMREDFFKLCAGINTKLDSFSAKDVLSSFEAYGVDMENILIDCGVQIGPSKFDKLNTMNQRIVDVIPTGDEVMNGMIAKRVSDGYVYQGRVLLKEKVVIYRYSGNGNGKAEGDEEK; encoded by the coding sequence ATGACCGAGAAGAAGATATCCAACAAGACCGCCAAATTAAAGAACTTCCTAGTCACAGGTTCCGTTGACACAAAAGGCGATGAACGTGAGCTTGGCGAGGGAGAAAAGCCTCAGAAAGAAGCGTACATTGCTGAAGGACCGCAGGAAGCCGAGTTATTTTTCGAAAAAGAGACAATTGTCATCGAAGATGTGACCGAGGAACCGTTACAAGAGGAGCCTCCCGCGTCTGTGATCCCCCCGGCATGCGTTCCGCAGCCGGAGGCGCAGCCTCCCGCCGCAGAAGCCGGCACCGCAGCTGAACAATCCAATGCCGGTGTGATACAAAGACCCGAACCGTCAAACTATGATAGGATCTGCGAGCTGGAAAAAAAGATCGAGAATCTGACATCTGAGTTGGGAAAATACACAACAACAAAAGATCAACTGAAGGAATACTCTGCGGTCGTGAGCAGAAGGGACACCGAACTTGCCAACAGAAAGTTCATAGGCATGCTCGAGCAGCTGTCTGCAATGAGAGAGGATTTCTTCAAACTTTGCGCGGGAATTAACACTAAGCTGGACAGTTTCTCAGCAAAGGATGTGCTGAGTTCGTTCGAAGCGTACGGTGTTGATATGGAGAATATCCTGATAGACTGCGGCGTGCAGATCGGGCCCAGCAAGTTCGATAAACTGAACACAATGAACCAAAGAATCGTCGATGTCATACCCACCGGCGATGAAGTAATGAACGGTATGATAGCAAAGAGGGTGTCGGACGGGTACGTGTACCAAGGACGCGTTCTCTTGAAAGAGAAAGTAGTGATCTACAGATATTCTGGAAATGGAAATGGAAAAGCAGAAGGAGATGAGGAAAAATGA
- a CDS encoding pseudouridine synthase has translation MAGDEDGTEGIRINKFLSEAGTASRRGSDKIIEDGRVTINGRTAVLGDKVFDDDKVCVDGKEVKRVLEDIILAFYKPMGVTSTSDRNDENNVIDYLGYPKRIFSIGRLDKDSEGLLLMTNNGDLANRIMRSKNEHEKEYLVKVNKNLTAEFIQKMSNGVLLDDGKVTKKCFVESEGPREFRIILKQGLNRQIRRMCEQLGYEVKNLKRMRVVNITLGDLKEGRYRDISKKEREELYRQLGLK, from the coding sequence ATGGCCGGAGACGAGGATGGAACGGAAGGGATACGGATCAACAAGTTCCTCAGCGAAGCGGGTACCGCATCAAGAAGGGGATCCGATAAGATCATCGAAGATGGGAGAGTAACTATCAACGGAAGGACGGCGGTCCTCGGCGATAAAGTATTCGATGACGACAAAGTATGTGTCGACGGCAAAGAAGTAAAGAGGGTATTGGAGGACATAATCCTCGCATTCTACAAACCTATGGGCGTGACCTCGACTTCCGACAGGAATGATGAGAACAATGTCATTGACTACCTCGGCTATCCGAAAAGGATATTCTCCATCGGAAGGCTGGACAAAGATTCCGAAGGGCTCCTCCTTATGACGAACAACGGCGACCTTGCGAACCGAATAATGCGTTCGAAGAACGAGCACGAGAAAGAATATCTGGTGAAGGTCAACAAGAACCTGACTGCGGAGTTCATCCAAAAGATGTCAAACGGAGTGCTGCTGGATGACGGTAAGGTGACAAAGAAATGCTTTGTCGAGTCCGAAGGTCCCAGAGAGTTCAGAATAATACTGAAACAGGGATTAAACAGGCAGATAAGAAGGATGTGCGAACAGCTGGGTTATGAAGTAAAGAATCTGAAACGGATGAGGGTTGTCAACATCACTTTGGGCGACCTTAAGGAAGGGCGCTACAGAGATATTTCGAAAAAAGAAAGAGAAGAGCTGTACAGACAATTAGGCCTGAAGTAA
- a CDS encoding Hsp70 family protein — MSNEYVIGIDLGTTYSCLAYINEDGDPVVEKNFEQEDTTPSVILFNENGEIIVGSPAKDMAIMYPLERVVTAIKRQIGTDYEVDIDGDKYTPVTLSAAILRKMINDFNDNHGVEVKRAVITCPAYFGQNERDATKTAGKVAGLEEVTIINEPTAAAIAFGFGAGGGEKKRVMIYDLGGGTFDVTILDINGNAFTAVATDGERLLGGKDWDQVLIKLIKQKVCEENGIDGSELEDDDDVKQALILDSETIKKRLSSAESTKGTLTVGGKKAVYTITRAEFEAATAPLMQTTIEIIGRVLAAKNFTMKDIDDLILVGGSSRMPQVKNGISKKYPEANVRVFDPDQSIAKGAAIFSKSHNWVGADEVAAAVAAGKTIVPKEGEITVHNVLSKSFGIKAQYDDGKEMISNIIFRNKVLPIVQTKTYYPIEDGQTSIKVEIFENSASDNDEGKRIELIDGYSVGEFEMDLPVGVNRSTPITVKFVATDEGILVAHVDCMSQHAEYQLQNKLQMSDSEIKDSQGLMEKVTTGN; from the coding sequence ATGAGCAATGAATATGTGATCGGAATCGACCTCGGTACGACTTACTCGTGCCTTGCGTACATAAACGAAGACGGAGACCCGGTAGTTGAGAAAAATTTTGAGCAGGAGGACACAACGCCCTCGGTCATACTTTTCAATGAGAACGGAGAGATAATAGTCGGTTCGCCCGCAAAAGACATGGCGATAATGTATCCATTGGAAAGGGTCGTTACAGCCATAAAGAGACAGATAGGCACCGACTATGAAGTGGACATCGACGGGGACAAGTATACTCCCGTTACATTATCCGCAGCGATACTCAGGAAAATGATCAACGATTTCAATGACAACCACGGCGTTGAAGTAAAGAGAGCGGTGATCACCTGTCCCGCATACTTTGGGCAGAATGAAAGGGATGCAACAAAAACCGCAGGAAAGGTCGCCGGCCTCGAGGAAGTGACCATAATCAACGAGCCTACCGCAGCAGCGATCGCATTCGGATTCGGCGCAGGCGGAGGGGAGAAGAAAAGGGTCATGATCTATGACCTGGGTGGCGGAACGTTCGATGTTACCATTCTGGATATAAACGGCAATGCATTCACTGCGGTTGCCACCGACGGAGAAAGACTCCTCGGAGGAAAGGACTGGGATCAGGTACTGATTAAGCTGATCAAACAGAAGGTATGTGAGGAGAACGGCATCGACGGAAGCGAGCTCGAGGATGACGACGACGTGAAACAGGCACTGATACTAGATTCGGAGACGATCAAGAAGAGGTTATCATCCGCAGAGTCCACGAAGGGAACGCTCACGGTCGGAGGAAAGAAAGCTGTCTATACAATTACGAGAGCGGAATTCGAGGCTGCCACCGCACCTCTTATGCAGACCACAATTGAAATAATAGGCAGGGTCCTTGCGGCAAAGAACTTTACAATGAAAGACATCGACGACCTCATCCTGGTAGGAGGTTCCTCAAGGATGCCTCAGGTAAAGAACGGCATCTCTAAAAAATATCCGGAGGCAAATGTCAGGGTGTTCGATCCGGACCAATCGATAGCAAAAGGCGCGGCGATATTCTCGAAGTCCCACAACTGGGTAGGCGCGGACGAGGTGGCGGCAGCAGTTGCTGCAGGAAAGACGATCGTTCCCAAAGAGGGAGAGATCACCGTCCATAACGTTCTGAGTAAATCATTCGGTATCAAGGCGCAGTACGATGACGGAAAAGAGATGATATCCAACATTATCTTCAGGAACAAGGTCCTTCCCATCGTACAGACCAAGACATACTACCCCATCGAAGACGGGCAGACCTCCATCAAGGTGGAGATATTCGAGAACTCGGCATCAGACAACGACGAGGGAAAGAGGATCGAGCTCATAGATGGATACAGCGTCGGAGAATTCGAGATGGATCTTCCAGTAGGTGTCAACAGAAGCACCCCGATCACGGTAAAATTCGTCGCAACGGATGAAGGTATACTGGTTGCGCATGTGGATTGTATGTCCCAGCACGCTGAGTATCAATTACAGAACAAACTCCAGATGTCCGACTCCGAGATCAAAGATTCTCAGGGACTTATGGAGAAGGTCACAACAGGGAACTGA
- a CDS encoding zinc ribbon domain-containing protein, whose translation MAEDRENYCRLIGLNPLKESTYTYDAIEKKIAAKEGKWKKESKDKQNDLDRRFLIGTWLDMVPDMYRVMKDPVLRSKEFEAGKKILKAKATRLNRDSIILHDGNRMLLPGTAENFIKKLQWDGVSKDDMINLAGIKNISAKPVVSDKVISAFKALQDVQSFTPMDVLNDLIGNQDLEINISPLDEGSSLTQIRASFEACEKRVGTVRQEVLPNQDSYIQTLRSLKLLLSSDHELSNLVKYGKCMRVLGPAKQMMDEDYGQPFTREYIDDMINKFVRNTNIDPQMAVAILEDYCVKKKYLANFSSKESKLTTCVYCDALVETGDNIMCCSVCGASIKTKCPQCGTVQTSGNKACIKCGFDFQDGFNKAKDLEKKFRIAMSYGMVDEAADCIAKIERIYSTYPAIPGMKNDLKPLSAKYAELINSIDLLYKQRKFYALRSTIDDSKLDFTKILNNPDIERKYDEAVQKITEADGICGRAAASKDHSNIMMMYVTAVEICPDHPVAKAKMKEHPPESPADATVQVREGKALIKFAVPEERTGMTFCIFRGKDSLPVVTDDTVPLTEIPGSVFLDKTMDPGVDVYYSIYSKRWGILSREAASCGPIMVFKEVENVSIEPIEGGLRLIYEKPKGSSKVRVWRKEGTSAAGAGEEVEIMHDGGNVIDDYGLKGGVKYHYLFVAEYKNKGRIERSMGNAFSFTTTKLPEPVRDMEIRWNKADGSFTAKWKGKEKVVLYSSPKKVNMFGRTVRVDDLNAWMKEIQPLESYENGMRFLLPDGAVQYIYPMIPAGKVAVRGKDIMVANLKPFRDVLKTMSGNDCDITMTWPNGAEMAVFVIKDSSVATGPDDMDAERITITREGYNKDKMVRIPMGNSKKRVVTIYAMYDVSGEKMPSRGMTLDIYSGASSKVRYSMAVEGESNMGTKIALSITVEHGAKELPPITAVAVKEGIPLKINDGESIWSSIKPIPLTSGKAVVTFIVKDKVDINKTRLFFPKEEDYNGFKFIHPLNKER comes from the coding sequence ATGGCCGAGGACAGAGAGAATTACTGTCGCCTGATAGGTCTGAATCCTCTCAAAGAGAGTACGTACACCTACGACGCGATAGAGAAGAAGATCGCCGCCAAAGAGGGCAAGTGGAAAAAAGAGAGTAAAGATAAACAGAACGATCTTGACCGCAGGTTCCTGATCGGCACATGGTTGGACATGGTGCCCGATATGTATCGCGTCATGAAGGATCCTGTCCTGAGGTCCAAAGAGTTTGAAGCGGGAAAGAAGATACTCAAAGCCAAGGCAACAAGGCTGAACAGGGATTCTATAATACTCCATGACGGAAACCGCATGCTTTTACCGGGCACCGCAGAGAACTTTATAAAAAAGCTCCAGTGGGACGGTGTAAGCAAGGACGACATGATCAATCTGGCAGGCATCAAGAACATCTCGGCAAAACCTGTGGTCAGCGACAAAGTGATATCTGCCTTCAAAGCGCTTCAGGATGTTCAATCTTTTACTCCGATGGACGTCCTCAATGACCTTATCGGGAACCAAGATCTCGAGATAAATATCAGCCCGCTTGACGAAGGCAGTTCTTTAACTCAGATAAGGGCATCCTTCGAAGCATGTGAAAAGAGAGTGGGCACCGTAAGACAAGAAGTGCTCCCCAATCAAGATTCGTACATCCAGACGTTAAGGTCGCTCAAACTCCTTCTCAGTTCCGATCATGAGCTTTCTAATCTTGTGAAATACGGTAAATGCATGAGAGTACTCGGCCCTGCAAAGCAGATGATGGACGAGGATTACGGCCAACCCTTCACAAGAGAATACATAGACGATATGATCAACAAGTTTGTCCGCAACACCAACATCGACCCGCAAATGGCGGTTGCCATATTGGAAGATTACTGCGTGAAGAAGAAATATCTCGCGAACTTCTCATCCAAAGAAAGCAAACTCACCACGTGCGTATACTGCGATGCTCTTGTCGAGACAGGCGATAATATAATGTGCTGCTCGGTCTGCGGAGCGAGCATAAAGACCAAGTGCCCCCAGTGCGGGACCGTGCAGACATCGGGGAACAAAGCATGCATAAAATGCGGATTTGATTTCCAGGATGGGTTCAATAAAGCGAAGGACCTCGAGAAGAAGTTCAGGATAGCAATGTCGTATGGGATGGTGGATGAGGCTGCTGACTGCATAGCGAAGATAGAGCGCATATACTCCACATATCCGGCAATACCCGGGATGAAGAATGATCTTAAGCCCCTTTCAGCAAAGTATGCGGAACTGATCAACTCTATCGACCTTCTTTACAAGCAAAGGAAGTTCTATGCACTCAGGAGCACAATAGACGATTCAAAACTGGATTTCACAAAGATATTGAACAACCCGGACATCGAAAGGAAGTACGATGAGGCGGTACAGAAGATAACCGAAGCGGACGGCATTTGCGGACGTGCGGCAGCATCGAAGGACCACAGCAACATCATGATGATGTATGTGACGGCGGTAGAGATATGCCCGGACCATCCTGTCGCCAAAGCAAAAATGAAGGAGCATCCTCCTGAATCGCCGGCAGATGCGACAGTTCAGGTGAGAGAAGGGAAAGCGCTGATAAAATTCGCGGTTCCCGAGGAAAGAACGGGCATGACCTTCTGCATATTCAGAGGAAAAGACTCCCTTCCGGTGGTCACAGATGATACTGTCCCGTTGACAGAGATACCCGGAAGCGTTTTCCTGGACAAGACCATGGACCCCGGCGTTGACGTTTATTATTCAATTTATTCGAAAAGGTGGGGGATACTTTCCAGAGAAGCAGCGTCATGCGGTCCTATAATGGTATTTAAAGAGGTCGAAAATGTAAGTATTGAACCCATCGAGGGCGGACTCCGACTGATCTATGAGAAACCAAAAGGCAGCTCGAAAGTGCGTGTATGGAGAAAAGAGGGCACATCTGCGGCCGGTGCGGGAGAGGAAGTAGAGATCATGCACGATGGCGGCAATGTAATCGATGATTATGGGTTGAAAGGAGGAGTGAAATACCACTATCTTTTCGTTGCCGAATACAAAAATAAAGGGCGCATCGAGAGATCGATGGGAAATGCTTTCTCATTCACAACCACAAAACTTCCGGAGCCAGTAAGGGACATGGAGATCAGATGGAACAAAGCTGACGGTTCATTCACGGCAAAATGGAAAGGAAAAGAGAAAGTGGTGCTCTATTCTTCCCCTAAAAAGGTCAACATGTTCGGAAGGACCGTCAGGGTCGATGACCTCAATGCATGGATGAAAGAGATACAACCTCTGGAGTCATACGAGAACGGAATGAGGTTCCTCCTGCCTGACGGCGCTGTGCAGTACATTTATCCGATGATACCGGCCGGAAAGGTGGCTGTCAGAGGAAAAGACATCATGGTTGCCAATCTGAAACCCTTCAGAGATGTTCTGAAGACCATGAGTGGAAACGACTGCGACATCACAATGACCTGGCCCAACGGTGCGGAAATGGCAGTGTTCGTGATAAAGGACTCATCCGTAGCGACCGGACCGGACGACATGGATGCAGAAAGGATAACGATCACCCGTGAAGGATACAACAAAGACAAGATGGTCAGGATACCCATGGGCAACTCTAAAAAAAGGGTCGTCACGATATATGCCATGTACGATGTTTCGGGAGAGAAGATGCCGTCCCGCGGTATGACGCTGGATATTTATTCCGGCGCCTCCAGCAAGGTCCGGTACTCCATGGCGGTCGAAGGAGAGTCGAATATGGGGACGAAGATCGCGCTCAGCATAACTGTTGAACATGGTGCAAAGGAACTCCCCCCCATAACGGCAGTGGCAGTCAAAGAAGGGATACCGCTTAAGATCAACGACGGAGAATCGATATGGTCCTCCATCAAGCCGATTCCACTCACATCTGGGAAGGCGGTCGTGACGTTCATTGTGAAAGACAAAGTAGACATCAACAAAACGAGGCTTTTCTTCCCCAAGGAAGAGGACTATAACGGGTTCAAATTCATACACCCGCTTAACAAGGAGAGATGA